The nucleotide window GCCTCACACATgtgcgtgtgacttggccgtgtggcataagtcagtatgccctacaggtttggcacgacctagcatacggcctggcacacgagcgtgtttggccatttttagggcacatgagCTAGCCACTCGGGCgtatgtgttggccgtgtgacccaagtcagagagttacacggagtcggacatgggctgggacacggccatatgcttccatttcgaatgtacacacggcctatgacacagtGTAATCATTGGTGTGTGAGACATACTACTGGGCCACACAGCAGTGtccctattttgagaaaatttcttaagtgttcaaaaagttttcaaaattatcggtttagtcccgaaccactcccaatgtatgtttagggcctcataggctcgtattagggacgaaatgttaaattgtgattgaattgtttATGAATTGATAAATTTTATGTGATTGGTTATAATTGAATTGTCTTTGAATTAATAATTtgtatttgaaatgtatgttCAAATGTTATATAGGTCTATTAATGCTCCGtatgtaaccctattccgacgttgaatacgggtgaggggtgttacatattttctGTTTAGGGGTGATGTCACGGCACACCAAGTCCTGTTTCGGAACATCGAAGGTAGTATGATTCATCTTCAGGGTGTCTTCAGGGGTGTGTCACGACATCCTCAGGCTGTGTCGTGACATCGAAGGCAGTCTTGAAATTCTTCTATTCTGCTCCCTATGTTTCAACATCCAGCTCTCCATGTTGCAACACAATCGACCAGTATCAAATTAACACGTCTTCTAATGATCTTCTACACGCTCACGAAGTATATTAGCTTACCCTAGGTCTCATTTGGCCCCTAAGGTTAATAAAAGATTCAAATTACACACTTTATTGAATTTAGATAATATTACGACAACTTAACTACAACTTAACAAAAGtacttgtattcaagctcctaaagtgcaaaaactagtttaatctgctacactgaATTATGACAAATCAAACTCCCCCACATTTAAATCATTGCTTGTTCTCAAGCAAAGGAAACAAAAACAGTAAATGAAAAGACAACCCTTAAGCCGATATGGTACAAATGTCAGTTTTGGAGCACATGAATAAGCATTTTACATTTATATACACATAATCTCGGCATGATATATAGCTGAATTACCACATTTGATATTAAATACCTAAGTTCAGTATATTACAAAGTATATAAGTATTAAGGGTCTCAAATGTAGGAATCCATCAATAAATTATACAAGCAATTTGATTATCCTAGCAGAATAGAAACAGTCGTAAATGTAATTATTCAGTATGATTTCAAATTCTGAATAAGTCTACTTAGATCACATAAGGCTTTTCAGCTTGTAATGTTTTAAGGCTTGGGACAGGTATAGAATTTAAGAGTAGTAAGCATCCAATAGTTTCAAGCacaaaaatagtttggcacatcatATTGTTCCCTATTCTTCCTCTTAGTGACCCTTTCTCATTTATCGCCTTATTTCCTCCTTCTCTACTTATTCATTTGCCTAAATCTGATTCCATTCATCTACTTATTCATCCATGACTAGTTTTCAACcttcaaattacccaaaactatACAGATTCATTGTTCCGAAATTTTTAACATACTATAGcaatttttacaaaaattaaataaaatgttagGATtctctaacgaaactttaaaaaatgtttaaaaactttATAATCACATCAAAATTAATggaaaaatactttaaaacctcgTTTTTAttcaaaatcccaaaatccaCAATTAATGATCCAATTTTTGACATATATTCAAAATATTTGATTCAATAGGTAAAAACTTAGTTTTAAAGGCTAGATAACATTAAAAACTAATAAGAAATCGAAACCTTACCTCAGTTGAAGGAGAATCGACTATTTAACAGAAAGTCTAAAAAACCCAAAAGTTTGAGAGATgataaaatcaatggtgtttttaATGGTTTTTTATGGAATTTTATGGAGATTTAATGTTATGAGAATGAAAGAAATCGAACGGATGAAGTTTGGAAATAAAATTGGAAGATTAGTGTTTAGAAAACTAAAGGGATGGCACAAAACAAAGAGAAGGAAGAACTATCGTGAATAACCTATAGGTGGGGGAAATATtaggttaattttaaagttttgggCTATTTGCTCTTTTAGCACTCCCAATTTTAACCCCCATTTCAAAGTGgtacttattttaaaattaaagatcttttgaacatcatttccaacatttaatttgattttctaAAAGCCATAGACGAAGACATCCGGTTTACCATGCTAAAAAATTTTTAGAACGCACTAGAGCTAAAACTCCTAAATACCTTCAAAACTACTAGGCCCAATTTTAGGGTATGATATGATGAATGAGGCTTTATCGAATATTTAAAGAGCAAAATGTGGTGCAAGTCGCCGACAAAAGGTGGCGACCTCATTGAACTAATGGTTGTTGAGGTTTTTACAATCAGTTGTCTTGTCAATTAATAACCTTATTAGAAATCTCTGCAAAGGGAAACTGAACATAGAATCTTATTGAACTCAAAACCGATGGGTCAAAAATTACCGTACTGGTTAAGTTCCTTTTATATGTTCTACTCAACTCAATGATCCAAAGCTCAATCCATGGTGCATGCTCTAGTAGCCAATGCTTCTACTATCCCCCTCATATATATCCTTCAAAACCACTTAATGTTTTgagttttcataaaatttttttgAATGAACTCGAACTAGTGTTTCACCCAATCAAAATGTTACCACTCCATAATGTTGAAACAAATTATGGGCACCATGTGCCTTGAACAACACATACTTCTCAAAAGCAAAATCTAATATAATGGCAAACATCGCTTTGTCCAAGTATGACATCCACTGAAActgcaaaaacataaaaatacattatTATTCATTAACAAGAAAATGGATTTCATTGAATGTGAATGCAACATTTACATGCCTTTTTACTAGCTCGTTGATCAATTTCTTGTCATATCATGTTAAGTCCCTTTTATAGCACGATATGATTTGAGAGACTTTAAATTTGTTCCAATATTCAAggcaataggatatttgaggtaCGAGTACTAAAgcacattttaaaataatatacaatacgATATTTTTACCTTCTAATAAGAGGGAACTCCCATGGCTAGAAAGGATAAGAGCTAACTACGTTATTTGTCTCCATGCCCATGTTTGCAATAGCATGTTATGACCATTTATTTAGTAGATCGATTTAGGGACTACCTTGCAAAGCACCCTATATAGATATTCTAGAGTTGCAACATTTTGGTTGAATCTACCTACTACTTTAAAATCTTTAAGTAGAGGAAGATACATATAATGACCTTGTTACCAGGGTTGCTTGGCAACAACATTCACCCCACTCTCCAAAGCATCAAAGGTCTGGCATATTGATCTATCTCCTCCAGAGTTGCATGCATGTGACAAGCCTCTCTAACTATGTGCACTTCACACGACACCTGTTTAATTCATTATCCAATCTCTCCTTAAAGGAGATGAAACCTAGCAACCAATGACACTTGTACTTCGGATCGATGTTAATGGGTCCGATTACAACGTGCTCTTCGATTGGAATATCATTATTAAAGTGACATCTTCAAACATAATAGTCGTTTCTCcgcataaaaaaaataaaatttatgtgatttcaatcttcatctttCCAACAATATAAAAAGCAACTTGAGAATGCACTTGAACTTTGCCATCATAGATGCCACTTATAAATCGACATTCTTCAAGCATTCTACGATATGTCCATTAAGCTCcgaaaattttaaattgtgtttggCATGAACAACTCGATCattttgttatttaaaaaaaatcaaaaaataataatgtaatattttgaaaatcttaaaaatatttatggaaaaattacaaaataaaaaaattagttgaAAAATTCACCATATTAACGACGTAGTTGTCTAGTTGACAATGTGTTCCTTTTGGAAACCCTGGTTCTGTCATTTTtccataaaaaataagaaaaaaataacaaGTTTTTTTTATGGAAAGTTAAAGAGGATTTTGGGtggaagaaaagagaaagagatgGGGTATATAGAGTGGAAGTCGAGTTCCATGGTTGTCGACTTCCACTGTTTTAATAGGTCGATTGAGTTAACTACCAAATAAGTTTTTGGGTAGAACTATTGAACCATATACTGAACTACCATGGTTATCAAGTCACTATTAACTACATTTTGCAGTATTTCTTTCTtgacatgtgttgcagaaatTCATGTAATGATTTCATTGCTCCATAAATTCAATACCCATAGGTGTCAAAGTATCTTTAAAAAACTTATTTCGAGAAATAATTTCCCATATATatcttaataaataataaaataaagaatataaaatttagaaaatcaATACCTAATAATATtagataaattattttgttttgcccattgagtctcaacTCGACTGGCATGAACATTGTTGCTAATACAGGAGGATGTGGATTCGAATGCATTGAAGtgcattattctcctatttatggtTTGAGGAGAGGCTATGTATTAATATATCTTACCATTGTACCCAATACTTGtggataataaaaaatatatattaatacataattttaaattttaataaaacaataaattaaagataaagataagggaaaactaccaaaatagtcacttttgtttgccttaggttacattttagtcacttatgtttgaaatgttatgttttaatcacttacattatcgtgttgtaacattttagtcattgatCAGCTAATTATCGTTAAAGATGTAACGATAAGTTGACGTGACATGTTAAATAATCATTTCAAACGaatattttaggttaaattctatAATCGGTccatatattttttcattttgagaaatttaattttttccttttatgttttttaattttctttttctttttcattttcttatgcttctccctctattttcctccatttttcatttcttttaacgtggtttttctatgttttttatttgttaaaattagtaCACAAGCACGCCTTACTTGAAaatttaaattgttcaaaaaaaataaaagtatagggactagttttaacaagtGGAAAATATAGAAAGAActatgttaaaagaaatggagaatggagaaaaataaaaggagaaacagaagagaatgcaaaataaagaaaaaaaagagttaaaagaacataaaatgaaaaaattaaattgctcaaaatgaaaatatataaggacatattgtataaattaacctaaaatttttgtttaaaatggtGATTTAATGTGCTACATTAGCTTACCATTATATCGTTAATGactcagtgactaaaatattacaacgcgataacataaatgactaaagcgtaatatttcaaacataaataattaaaatataatataaagtaaataaaagtaattattttgacaatttacctaaatataattataaaatttgtaaTTGAGACGTAAGTCATCGATTGAaactttttgtatttttgaaagtattttGTTGGTGATGTTGGGGAGAGGACTTTGATAGTTTGTTTTGAAAAGCTTTTTTTTAGTAGTACTTGTGTTTAGCGAAGCATGCAGTGAACGAGACGAGAAGATTAACAGAACAACACCATCAACACTCTCAGCCAAAACTAGGGTTCCTATTTATCCTCCTATCTTTGACAAACGCCCATCTATCTGATTTTAAGCCCTTTccctcactttttttttttcagacgTAAACCCGGATACCAAAaaacaggttttttttttttctttatagagaaagaaagaaaaagaaagagagagagagagagaaagagaaggGAATAGACATAAAAGAGTTTTGTTTTGCTTGCCTTCTTTCTCTTTCTCTCCATTAAAAATCACTTCTTTGTAAAGAGGGAGTTCGAGACATTAGGATTTTCTTTATCCTTTTTTCTCCTCCATCCTCTTTTCTTTTTGTAATAAGTTTGTTGGTCTTGTTCAAATATAAAGGTGTCTGATAGATTTGTCTTTAATGTACATGTTAATCTGTAAATTTGAGTTTTAGTTCTTTGGAGTTCCGAAGTTACTAATTTCATTCTCATGGCCGAGTCATGGCTCGGTAATGAAGAAAATCAGTCTGATGGGAGTGTAGGTACAGCGAAAGGTTGAAAACTTGCAGAGTCAGAAgaagaaaccaaaaaaaaaaaaaaaaagaacagaagTTGAGTGCTTGAcagagaaaaggaaaaaaaaaaagaaatttggtTAAAGAAAAGGGAGTTGCTTTGATGAGTTTTGGGGGATTTCTCGATAACAGCTCAGGTGGAGGCCTTGGGGGTGCAACAATCGTCGCCGACATCCCCTTTAGCAACAACATGGCGGCCGCCGGTGCTATGGCTCAGAACATATACAACTCTCCAGGCCTCTCTCTTGCTCTTGTAACTACAACCACTCTCTATAAGCTTTCTTTGTTCTTTTTGTGTGTGGTTGCTTTTCACCTCAGGGACTGATGTGGGTTTTCCTTTTTTCGATGTTTGCAGCAGCAACCGAGTATAGATAATCAGGGAGATGGAGTTAGAATGGGTGAGAACTTTGATGcaagtattgggagaagaagCAGGGAAGAGGAACATGAGAGCAGATCTGGAAGTGATAACATTGATGGAGTTTCAGGCGACGATCACGATGCTGCCGACAACCGTCCTAGGAAGAAGAGATACCACCGCCACACTCCTCAACAAATCCAAGAGCTTGAAGCGTATTGTTTCACTTTCATGTTTTTTGCTCCAATTTTTCCATTCGGAACATGGCCTTACCAAgctttttaccttttttttttttttttcttttcttggttTTGGTTTAGTCTCTTTAAGGAGTGCCCTCATCCCGACGAGAAACAGAGATTGGAGCTTAGCAAAAGGCTTTGCTTAGAAACCAGGCAGGTGAAGTTTTGGTTCCAAAACCGCCGTACGCAAATGAAGACTCAATTGGAACGCCATGAGAACTCTTTGCTGAGGCAAGAGAACGACAAGCTTCGAGCTGAGAACATGTCTATTAGGGAAGCTATGAGGAACCCCATTTGCACCAACTGTGGAGGTCCGGCAATCATCGGTGACCTATCTCTCGAAGAGCAACATCTTAGAATCGAAAACGCTCGCTTAAAGGATGAGCTAGATCGAGTTTGTGCACTTGGCAGCAAGTTTTTAGGGCGACCCCTTTCATCACTAGCTACTTCAATTGCACCTCCATTGCCCAACTCCAATTTGGAACTTGGAGTTGGTAGCAATGGCTTTGGTGGTTTAAGCACAACCTTACCTTTGGGGCCTGATTTTGGAGGTGGGGTATCAAATTCTTTGCCGGTGGTTCCCCCTAATGGCGTCGAAAGATCCATGTTTTTGGAACTTGCGTTGGCGGCAATGTATGAATTGGTTAAAATGGCTCAAACTGATGAACCACTTTGGATTAGCAGCTTGGAAGGTGGGAGAGAAGTACTAAACCATGATGAATACTCAAGGATGTTCACTCCTTGTATTGGCATTAAACCAGCCGGCTTTCTCACCGAGGCATCCAGACAGACCGGGGTGGTGATTATCAACAGTTTGGCCCTTGTTGAAACTTTAATGGACTCGGTAAGCCAAGCCAACTATATACATGTATATCCCTCAAATTTCTCACTTTCACTTGAAATTTAAGGCCTTTTTTGTTTCATATATAGAATCGTTGGGCGGAGATGTTTCCTTGTATGATCGCGAGGACATCAACTACTGATGTGATATCTAGTGGCATGGGTGGTACCAGAAATGGTGCAATTCAACTGGTATAAGTTAATTTCCTTCCACAATCAATGCTTTTGCATCTATCTTATCactatataatattttattctcttttttttttttttctcagatGCATGCTGAGCTGCAACTGCTTTCTCCTTTAGTTCCAGTTCGTGAGGTGAATTTCTTAAGGTTTTGCAAGCAGCATGCTGAAGGGGTTTGGGCAGTGGTGGATGTGTCCATCGACACCCTCCGAGAAACTTCAGGTGCACCCACAACATATGTCAAATGTAGGAGGCTTCCTTCTGGTTGTGTTGTGCAAGATATGCCTAATGGATACTCCAAGGTAACATTTTAGTTCATGACAGTTTGTTTTCTCTTTTTACATTTATTGTGTCTTGTTCAAGCAGTTGTTTCCAACTACAAAACatttaaagaagaaaatcaaTAACAGTATCTTTATGTCATTCAGCTGCCCGATGCTTTCATGATAGACAAAAATATTGTTCCAATTTCAAGTCTCAAAATCTGGGTTTTTGCTTAATCACAATATAAAATAACCCCCTCTCGAGGTTA belongs to Gossypium arboreum isolate Shixiya-1 chromosome 7, ASM2569848v2, whole genome shotgun sequence and includes:
- the LOC108454846 gene encoding homeobox-leucine zipper protein ANTHOCYANINLESS 2-like isoform X4; this encodes MSFGGFLDNSSGGGLGGATIVADIPFSNNMAAAGAMAQNIYNSPGLSLALQPSIDNQGDGVRMGENFDASIGRRSREEEHESRSGSDNIDGVSGDDHDAADNRPRKKRYHRHTPQQIQELEALFKECPHPDEKQRLELSKRLCLETRQVKFWFQNRRTQMKTQLERHENSLLRQENDKLRAENMSIREAMRNPICTNCGGPAIIGDLSLEEQHLRIENARLKDELDRVCALGSKFLGRPLSSLATSIAPPLPNSNLELGVGSNGFGGLSTTLPLGPDFGGGVSNSLPVVPPNGVERSMFLELALAAMYELVKMAQTDEPLWISSLEGGREVLNHDEYSRMFTPCIGIKPAGFLTEASRQTGVVIINSLALVETLMDSNRWAEMFPCMIARTSTTDVISSGMGGTRNGAIQLMHAELQLLSPLVPVREVNFLRFCKQHAEGVWAVVDVSIDTLRETSGAPTTYVKCRRLPSGCVVQDMPNGYSKVTWVEHVEYDESQVHHLYRPLLSSGIGFGAQRWVATLQRQCECLAILMSSTVPTGDHTAITASGRRSMLKLAQRMTGNFCAGVCASTVHKWNKLNAGNVDEDVRVMTRKSVDNPGEPPGIVLSAATSVWLPVSPQRLFDFLRDERLRSEWDILSNGGPMQEIAHIAKGQDHGNCVSLLRSSAMNTNQSSMLILQETCMDAGGSLVVYAPVDIPAVQVVMNGGDSAYVALLPSGFSIIPDGTASPGPTTSNGNGDSHRVGGSLLTVAFQILVNSLPTAKLTVESVETVNNLISCTVQKIKAALQCES
- the LOC108454846 gene encoding homeobox-leucine zipper protein ANTHOCYANINLESS 2-like isoform X1, whose protein sequence is MSFGGFLDNSSGGGLGGATIVADIPFSNNMAAAGAMAQNIYNSPGLSLALQQPSIDNQGDGVRMGENFDASIGRRSREEEHESRSGSDNIDGVSGDDHDAADNRPRKKRYHRHTPQQIQELEALFKECPHPDEKQRLELSKRLCLETRQVKFWFQNRRTQMKTQLERHENSLLRQENDKLRAENMSIREAMRNPICTNCGGPAIIGDLSLEEQHLRIENARLKDELDRVCALGSKFLGRPLSSLATSIAPPLPNSNLELGVGSNGFGGLSTTLPLGPDFGGGVSNSLPVVPPNGVERSMFLELALAAMYELVKMAQTDEPLWISSLEGGREVLNHDEYSRMFTPCIGIKPAGFLTEASRQTGVVIINSLALVETLMDSNRWAEMFPCMIARTSTTDVISSGMGGTRNGAIQLMHAELQLLSPLVPVREVNFLRFCKQHAEGVWAVVDVSIDTLRETSGAPTTYVKCRRLPSGCVVQDMPNGYSKVTWVEHVEYDESQVHHLYRPLLSSGIGFGAQRWVATLQRQCECLAILMSSTVPTGDHTGNPIITLRRTDLYTYIHTLIVTLIFVAITASGRRSMLKLAQRMTGNFCAGVCASTVHKWNKLNAGNVDEDVRVMTRKSVDNPGEPPGIVLSAATSVWLPVSPQRLFDFLRDERLRSEWDILSNGGPMQEIAHIAKGQDHGNCVSLLRSSAMNTNQSSMLILQETCMDAGGSLVVYAPVDIPAVQVVMNGGDSAYVALLPSGFSIIPDGTASPGPTTSNGNGDSHRVGGSLLTVAFQILVNSLPTAKLTVESVETVNNLISCTVQKIKAALQCES
- the LOC108454846 gene encoding homeobox-leucine zipper protein ANTHOCYANINLESS 2-like isoform X2, which codes for MSFGGFLDNSSGGGLGGATIVADIPFSNNMAAAGAMAQNIYNSPGLSLALQPSIDNQGDGVRMGENFDASIGRRSREEEHESRSGSDNIDGVSGDDHDAADNRPRKKRYHRHTPQQIQELEALFKECPHPDEKQRLELSKRLCLETRQVKFWFQNRRTQMKTQLERHENSLLRQENDKLRAENMSIREAMRNPICTNCGGPAIIGDLSLEEQHLRIENARLKDELDRVCALGSKFLGRPLSSLATSIAPPLPNSNLELGVGSNGFGGLSTTLPLGPDFGGGVSNSLPVVPPNGVERSMFLELALAAMYELVKMAQTDEPLWISSLEGGREVLNHDEYSRMFTPCIGIKPAGFLTEASRQTGVVIINSLALVETLMDSNRWAEMFPCMIARTSTTDVISSGMGGTRNGAIQLMHAELQLLSPLVPVREVNFLRFCKQHAEGVWAVVDVSIDTLRETSGAPTTYVKCRRLPSGCVVQDMPNGYSKVTWVEHVEYDESQVHHLYRPLLSSGIGFGAQRWVATLQRQCECLAILMSSTVPTGDHTGNPIITLRRTDLYTYIHTLIVTLIFVAITASGRRSMLKLAQRMTGNFCAGVCASTVHKWNKLNAGNVDEDVRVMTRKSVDNPGEPPGIVLSAATSVWLPVSPQRLFDFLRDERLRSEWDILSNGGPMQEIAHIAKGQDHGNCVSLLRSSAMNTNQSSMLILQETCMDAGGSLVVYAPVDIPAVQVVMNGGDSAYVALLPSGFSIIPDGTASPGPTTSNGNGDSHRVGGSLLTVAFQILVNSLPTAKLTVESVETVNNLISCTVQKIKAALQCES
- the LOC108454846 gene encoding homeobox-leucine zipper protein ANTHOCYANINLESS 2-like isoform X3; the protein is MSFGGFLDNSSGGGLGGATIVADIPFSNNMAAAGAMAQNIYNSPGLSLALQQPSIDNQGDGVRMGENFDASIGRRSREEEHESRSGSDNIDGVSGDDHDAADNRPRKKRYHRHTPQQIQELEALFKECPHPDEKQRLELSKRLCLETRQVKFWFQNRRTQMKTQLERHENSLLRQENDKLRAENMSIREAMRNPICTNCGGPAIIGDLSLEEQHLRIENARLKDELDRVCALGSKFLGRPLSSLATSIAPPLPNSNLELGVGSNGFGGLSTTLPLGPDFGGGVSNSLPVVPPNGVERSMFLELALAAMYELVKMAQTDEPLWISSLEGGREVLNHDEYSRMFTPCIGIKPAGFLTEASRQTGVVIINSLALVETLMDSNRWAEMFPCMIARTSTTDVISSGMGGTRNGAIQLMHAELQLLSPLVPVREVNFLRFCKQHAEGVWAVVDVSIDTLRETSGAPTTYVKCRRLPSGCVVQDMPNGYSKVTWVEHVEYDESQVHHLYRPLLSSGIGFGAQRWVATLQRQCECLAILMSSTVPTGDHTAITASGRRSMLKLAQRMTGNFCAGVCASTVHKWNKLNAGNVDEDVRVMTRKSVDNPGEPPGIVLSAATSVWLPVSPQRLFDFLRDERLRSEWDILSNGGPMQEIAHIAKGQDHGNCVSLLRSSAMNTNQSSMLILQETCMDAGGSLVVYAPVDIPAVQVVMNGGDSAYVALLPSGFSIIPDGTASPGPTTSNGNGDSHRVGGSLLTVAFQILVNSLPTAKLTVESVETVNNLISCTVQKIKAALQCES